TACTTATGTTTGCTACCATTGGGATCATGGTAGTTCAGGGAGGAATTGGCATCTATCCTTTGATTGTAGCTGAAATTCTAGCTCTTTACGGACTTCCCCTCTCTGAAGGTTACGCTCTTGGTTGGCTCACATGGTCAGCTCAGACACTCGTAGTAATTATCACAGGTATTATTTCAATGATTTATTTTTCATTTTCGTCTCGCTATGAATTCAAAAGCTCACATACTGCATAAAATTATTCATCGTCATAATGTGCAACATATCTTTCAACAATTAAAAAAGAACGGAAAGAAAATCGTTTTTACCAACGGATGTTTCGATATCGTGCATCCAGGGCATATACATTATCTCATGGAAGCGTCTGAACTAGGAGATATTCTTGTTGTTGCGATTAATAGTGATGACTCAGTCCGACGACTCAAGGGTCCTACTCGCCCCATCATTCCCGAAAAAGAACGTTGCCTGCACATGGCAAGTTTTGAATTCGTCGATTATGTATTGATTTTCGATGAAGATACACCCGAAAATATCATCAAACTTATTCAACCAGACGTCCTGGTAAAAGGAAGTGATTATCGTATAGATGAAATTGCAGGTGCAAGTTACGTCTTACAGCAAGGAGGGAAAGTCATTACTATACCTCTTATCGAGGGCTATAGTACCACATCCTTACTTCGAAAACTTGATAAAAAATCTTAAAATTATTCTATCAGATACTTTTTGAAACCGTCGGTCATGTCGGTTAGAAGATTTCCGTCTTTATCACTATAAATGAAGAAAGCATCTACAAAGGGGAATTTCTCTTGAATCAATTTTTTTGCTCTTTCTCGCCCCATCACTAAAAAAGCCGTAGCTAGAGCATCAGCTTCGGTACAAGTGGGTGCAATAACAGTTACCATAAGCAAAGAATGTGAGACAGGGTACCCTGTATGAGGATTGATAGCATGACTATATTTTATACCATCCTTGACATAAAACTTTCTGGTAGTTCCTGACGTAGCAAGGGACTTATTAATTAGTTTTACCTTTCTATATACTTCTTGTGGATCGTTCGGTTCGTTGGTTGGTCTTTCTATCCCTACAATCCATGGCTTACCATCCGGTTTGGTACCAGCTGCTCGTACTTCACCTCCTATTTCAATGAGATAATCCCGAATACCCTTCTTTTCAAAAAATTGTGCGAGTAAATCGACACTATATCCTTGCGCAATAGCATTAAGATCTATATGTACACAAGAATCATCAAACTTTATGTAATGATCAACGAGGCGGAATTTTCTAAAACCTATGCAACGTCTTATACTATTGATGGTTTGAGAATCTGGCAAAATATCGTTTTTTCGGTAGAACCCCCACGCTTTAACCAACGGAGCCACAGTTGGATCAAAATAACCTTCTGTTGCATTAGCATATTTTAAGGATTGCTCAAGTAGATCCTTCATCATATTACTCAAACTATCAGTTGATCGTTGGTTAATCCTTACAAGTTCAGAAGAATCTACATAGAGCGAAGCTATAAGTTCAAACTGACTCAAAAGACTATCGATTTCTCTTTCTCCAACCATAGAATCTGCGGCAAACCAAGTAATGTGATAAAAAGTTCCTTGAGTTTCGCCTGAAATAAAATACTTTTTTGTCTTATCTGAACAAGCTTGTGTAACTGACAATAATATACCACAGAAGAAATAAATGTATATGCAATTTTTCATACCAACAAAGGTAGGAGAAATATAAACATAATTAGAGCTCTATGTTTATATCTTTTATAAACAACTTAAGCAAATTACACATAATGAAAAAATCAATAAGATGATGTTAAGGAAGTTCAAAAAATAGTCCATTTGATGATCACGTGCAAAATACAACCGTGCATGATTAATGTATATGGGCTGTTAGAAGATCCCAATTCTTGTTAATGATGCTAAGAAATATTGACTAATTTTATGAAATTATTCCTATGCAAAAAAATGAAAACATTGGATTAAAGATATCTTATTTTTACTATTTCTAACTGCTGAAAGTAAAAATGAAATATCAAAAATTTGAACTATTAAAAAATAGGAAAAGTTTTTGTACATGGTGATAGTAAAATCCTTACAATAATAAACTTTAAAATAGAAATTATGGGATTTTTAATAATAAACTGAAAAGTTAAATTTGATGTTTCTAAATAAACTAGCATATCATAAGCAATTCAATTTTTATATATGATTGATTTTATGTAATTCAAATAAACAAACAAAGAAATGAAAAGATTGGAACATGAATGAAACAAGTTTGTAATTATAATAAAAATGTAACTGTATGTAAAGTTATTTTAAAATAATAATAAAAAAATTTATGATTATTTCAATCATGTAATTGTTACATAATATATTTGTAAAAAAATGAAAAAATTATTGTTTTTATCATGTGTTATTTTTTGCTTGCAACTGAATTTATGGGCGGATTCCCCTTTAACTTCCACTGATTTTTGGGAAGCATATAAGGACGTTTACATAATCCAATTAGCTCAATCTTCTGGTGGACAACTCAACAATGAGCTTTGTTCATATTTAATCAATGAAAAGAATCCCATTGATGTGAAAATGGCCTTAATCAACTGCTTAGGGTGGTCAATACAGGGTAAAACCAATTCGATAATTTTTTTAAAATATCTCTCTGCACACACTAATTTAAAAAATGAAAAAAAACTAAAAACAAAAGGAAGTGATTACCTATTATTATGTTATGCATATTTAAAAGCCATGGATAATTACTTTAACGTCCAAGAGGCTTTTGAATGGGCAAAACTTGCATGCATTAAGAATAAGAATACAAGTTTTACATTTGCAATGATAAGAAGCTTAATTGAAGCTCAAATACAACTTGATATTAACTGGTGTAATGTTTACAAAGTAGTTAACGAAGTCATGAATGATCATAATCTCCTAATGGATATGAGGGAAGAAGCTATTGAGATCATTTGGGCATACATTTCTCTTTACGAGGATACTTGTTAACAAAAACTTGATCCAAAAAAATAAATGATGTAAATTTGCATAGGTAAAGAATAAAGAGATAGTTCTTTGAATTCAAGGGGCTGTATTGGTTTTGACAGCAGTAAGCAGGTAAGGTAAGCATGCCGGAGGCTGCACGCACACTCCGTAAAAATGGCGTGCGAAGAAAAATAAATGGCAACGACTACAATGTTGCATTGGCAGCTTAAGCGATAGCTTAAGGGCCAATAGTCTCCCGGAGAGGGTCGCCTGCTCTCGCTCCGATCGAGGCTTCGAAAAAAGTGGGCTCATCATGGCTTTCTCCCTGGGGTCATGATTAGAATCTACAGGGATAAGGTAGTCATAGGAAAGCTCTTTGCCAGTGACTACCCGACAATCAAAGAAAGAGCTAAGCATGTAGAAAGCCTTATCGGCTTCTGTTTGGACGAGGGTTCGACTCCCTCCAGCTCCACAAATCAAAATTCCATTTATGAAAAATTCATTTATTTTTTCGATTGGTTTTGTGTTATTTACAACTGTTTTTTTGACTTCATGCACTGAAGAAGAGCTAGCCATAACCAATGACAATTGGGGAAAGTTAACCCTTTTTATCTATCCTAATAGTGGTCCTTCTGAAGAATGGTATTTCTCTACTGTAGGAAGCTCTGGCTTTGCTTCTCTTAAGGGTGTGGATGATTATCCTTTTGTCTACCAATACATTGATGCAGATGAATCTATTTTAACCTTCAACATCGGGACTTCTATTAAATACGAAATGACATGGACCGCCAATCTTAAAGGCAATTTCGTAAAATATGAAAACAATGTGAACAAAGGAAGCGGTACCTTTTCCATTGATAAAGATTGATTAAAGAATATTGACATTTTTAATTAGTTACATGAATTCTTTGAAGAAGAATTATTATTTTATTCCTTTAAATAAATACGACACAGTGCAAGAATTGCCAGATGGTAGCATCGTTGTACCTCCTCATGTTAAACAAAGATATCTTTTTGCCTGCGAAGATGATGGAAAAGTTTACATCCTTAATAACATGAATGGCTCTCTTTTTACTTATCTTTTTAATTCACAAGAGGTTCACTATATTTTTACTTTCGCACCAGAATTTTTAAAAAACCAAATTTATTTTACAAAACGTAACCATCTGTACTATTTTTTTGATATTAATAACATTTTTCGAATTTTCGACGATAAAGGGCAACTTTTTTCTGAACTTCCTTATGCAACGCCATGGCAAGCGTTTTGCTTCGATGAAAAAGGAAACTTTATTGTTCTTGAAAACTGGAATGTTAAAGTTTGGATAATGAATAAGGGTGAATTCCAATTATATAAAACCTTTTCCATTGATGGAATCGGGCATACATCATTATTGGCAAAAGATGGGAGTATATTTATTACTGATAGTGAAGAAAATATTCTTCGAGCATACTCATATGACGGTGTTCTAAAACTAGAAGCTATTACTCCACACATCGATCCTATCGGACAGGTCATTTTAGAAGACAAACATTATATCTTATATGGAGGTCTTTGGAATGAAGTCAGTTACGAAAATCGTTGTTGGCAAGAACAAAAACCTTTTTTTCATCGCATCTATATTCATGAAGAAACCGTTCAATCGTATAAACTTGTTTCAACCAACTCATTTTTGATAGATTTTTACTACGAAGAACACATTAAATATCCAGAAAACGTCGATCATTTTCCATGGGTAATTAGGATGAAACTACCTCAAGACGATCATCATCAAAAGATTCTCGATGTCAAACCTCTTGGTTTACCTTATCGGATAGTCAATGATCACTTTGCAGAATTTATTATAAATTCAAAAGAAGAACTACCACCAGCATTCGGATTTAAGGCTACCATCGAACTTAAAAGTGTAAAATTTATACCATGTGTGCCCGTCAAATTGTCGCAAGAAATAAAACTATCACTTCATGAAATTGAAGAATTGGATGCAGACTGCGAGTATTTTAATTTTTTCAAAGTAAATGAAGATGAGCATTTGGAAAAAGTAAATTTGATTAGAGAAAAAATCTTTAAAAAAATTTCATACAAAATAAATCGCAACGCGTGTAATTTCAAAGAAGTATGGGAACAGGGGTATGGAACATGTGGTGATTATACATCGTTGTTATTAATAGGGCTGTATAAAAACAATATTTCAGCACAGTCTGCTACTGGATATAAAGTCCATCGATTTTATTTTGGACATCAAATAACGCAAAGTGTTTATTATAATCACACTTGGATTGAAACTTTTGATCAGAATAATTTTCATCTACCCATAGAAACCAGTTCTGATGATAAAGAGGTTAATCATCGTTTCTCAAAAGGTCAGTTTTTAGGATTGGACTGGACACATGTGAAATTATATTCTGGTAAAGTTTATCCAAATTTTATTTGGTTTCCTTCTCATCCAACCCTTCATCCTTTTGATGTTTTTGGTCATCCATTGGTATTCATTACCATACTTGATGAAGAATGAGAAAAATTATATTTTTGTACGTTAAAGCAATTTTATGAAACTTTATTACTTGCTAGTTATAATTTTTTCTTTTTATATTTTAACATATTCTCAAAAGCTCACAAGTGTTCAAGGGAAATTTGTAGATGGAACTACCGAAAAGACAATTTTTCTTGAAAATTTTTCCGACCCCAAAATTTTTTCACTTCAAAGTCCAATCACAAATAACTCATTTAGTTTTCAATTTAATCTTGACAAAGAAAACATCTTTAAACTTAAGCTTAACAATGGCAATTTTTTTGCTCTCATTATTAAACCTGGAGAAAAGGTACAAATAAACATTTATAAATCGGATCGAAATTTTTTCCCAGAAATTTACGGATCAGAGCAGAGCCAAAAAATTTATACCATCGAATCTCAATTAGCTCGGTACAAGTACCAACAAGATAGCATTAATATGATTTTTTCTCAAAACAATCCAACGCAAAATCCTGGAAAAGAACAACTGGTTCAACTCTATTATCAGATCGAATACGAGAAGAATAATTACCTTGCTAATGCCATTGGTCAGCAACCAGCTGATCTTGCCAATATTTTCTTTATCGAACGCCTTAATATTGATCAATATTTTCCTCTCTATAATCTTGTCGATTCCATGCTTTATCATAAATACAAATACATTCCTGCAGTAGAATTTTTTCATCAAAAAGTTGCTTCCAGTAAAAAGACCGCTATTGGAAGTAAAGCTCCAGACATCGAACTACCAACACCCGAAGGGAAAAAACTTAGCTTGTACTCTTTAACCGGGAAAATATTTATCATCGACTTCTGGGCATCATGGTGCGGGCCATGCCGTAAAGAAAATCCAAACATGGTAAAACTTTACGAAGAATTTAAAGATAAAGGACTAGTCATTTTCGGTGTTTCTTTGGACAGCGACAGTCTTTCATGGGTTAGAGCCATTCAAGTGGACAAGCTAAACTGGTATCATGTTAGCGATTTGAAAAAATGGAATAGCAGTGCTGCTAAACTCTATGGTGTTAACTCAATCCCATCAACTTTCATCCTAGATGAAAACAAAATTATAATTGCAAAAAACCTTCGTGGAGAACAACTCCGACAATTTATTGCTCAAAAATTAAAATCACAATAACTCGTTTTATTTGCATTCGTCTACCTTAACAAGTTTCAGTTAATGTTAATGAGGGTTCTAATCTTCTATATATTTTTTTACATAATTTTGTCTCAAAAATGAAATGCTCCTCTCTAATCGCTTTCGTAGTGATATTCTTTTCTGCTTTTGGACAAATTGATACCAATAAGTTATTAAAAGAAGTGATTGTCGACGCTGAAAGAGTCAAAGTTTCTCAATACACAGCTACACGATATATTCAGATCATTACAGCAGATGAAATCAAGAAAATACCTAGTCTTTCAGTAACTGACATACTTGATTATGCTAATAACGTAGATATTAGAGAAAGAGGAATTTGGGGTGTCCAAGCGGACATTCAAATTCGGACGGGAAATTTTGAGCAAACTCTCGTATTACTCAACGGAATACCTCTTAACGATCCACAGACTGGCCATCATACAGGACATATTCCTGTTGATCCACAAATCATTGAAAGAATAGAAATTCTTACTGGTGCAGGAACTCGTATTTTTGGAATGAATGCTTATTCTGGAGTTATTAACATCGTAACCAAAAAAGAAACCCAAGAAAAATTACTTTTACAGGTGCTAGGTGGAGACTTTAAAACTTTTCAGACAACTTTAACTTACTCTCCATATCAAAAAATCAAAGGTTTCCTTGCTAATTTTCATCATCGCCAGAGTAATGGATTCAAAGCAAATACGGATTACCGCATATCTCAAATATACTTTCAGTATCATCAAAAAATAAGTAATGCTGGGGAGATTACTGGTTTTCTGATGAATGGTAACAAAAACTTTGGAGCATATAATTTTTACACTCCAAAATTCCCTCACCAATTCGAGAACAACTGGCTTACGATGGCGGGTTTGACATACAAGAAACGTTTTCTTCACAGTGCATTGGTAAGTCAAGCTTATATACGCCGACATCAAGATAGATTTGAACTTTTTCGTCATGACCTACCAGAACACATGATTCCTTCGTGGTATGTTACCCATAATTACCATCTTACGTATTCTTCCGGTCTTCAGAATTCCTATATTTATGTAAGATCTTTTGGAAAATTTTTTACCGGTCTTGATCTAAAGTACGAAACCATTTACAGTAATAAGTTGGGAACCATATCAGTTGATTCTATCCCAACCATTTTTGATAATGGTTTCTATACTCGAAAAGGTGAACGCTGGTATATCTCTGTACCTTTTGATTTATTTGTTCAAATCAATAAACTTTCATTTTCAGCAGGAACCATAGTGACATACTATACTAACCAAGAAAAAGTATTCATTTTGCCTGGCTTCGATGTAAGTTATCAAATTGGGGAAAAACATCAATTTTTTGTATCCGCTAATATTAACGCACGGGTACCAAGTTTTACTGAAATGTACTACACGGATCCTGCACACACAGGAAATCCTGATTTATTACCAGAAAAAGGATATCAATTAGAATCAGGTTGGCATTGGTTTAGCAATCCGATTAAATTGCACTTAAATGCGTACTACCGAAACTGTTCTAACGCTATTGATTGGGTTCGCTCATCGGTTCAAGAAAAATGGCAAACTCAAAACATTACTAATATGCAAACTTATGGTCTGGAAGCAGATTTGATTTGGCTTGCAAATTTTAAATGGATTAAAAAAATCCAACTTTTTTATGCTTACAACGAATTGCTTCACTTTAAATCAGAATTTTTTTCAAAATATGCACTGGACTTTCTAAAACATAAAACAAAAATTTCGATCGAACTCGATAATCAAAAAAAATGGAATGGCTCATTTTCCTTCATTTATCAGTATAGACAAAGCACATATCAAGATTATCCATCCGGAGAGTTAAAAAAATTCAAACCCGTATATCTTTTAAATGCAAAAGTTTCGTACAACTTAAGAAAAAACATTCTTTTGTTTACCTCAATTTATAATCTATTGAATCAACATTCATTCGATTTTGGTCTTATTCCCCTACCCCCACGGTGGGCTATGCTAGGAATTAATGTAAGTATCCGATAAAATTATTATTTTCGCAAAAAATGTTAACAGTTGCAGAAATTGCCAAGATCATACAAGGTGAAATTTTTGGAGACGAAAACGTAGAAATAAAATCCATAGCCAAAATTGAAGAAGCAAAGCCAGGTGATATAACATTTCTAGGAAATAAACATTATGAAAAATATCTTTACACAACTCGTGCTTCAGCTATTATAGTCCCTAAAAGTTTTAAGCCAGATAAAGAGATAGAAAATGTTTTAATTTTTGTTGATAACCCTTATCTTGCTTTTACTCAACTGCTCATATATCTACAACCTGCTAGTCAAGTTACGCCATACATATCACCAACTGCATTTATCCACGATAAAGCACATGTAGATCCCAGTTCTTATGTGGGGCATTTTACCATCATTGAGGAGGGAGCAAGGGTTGGTAAACATTGCATGATTTATCCTCAAGTGTATATTGGTAAGAACGTCACGATTGGTGACCATGTTATATTGTATCCGGGCGTAAAGATATATAGTGAATGTCAGATTGGTAACAATTGCATTATACATGCTGGTGCCGTGATTGGTGCTGATGGATTTGGTTTTTTACCTAACGAAAATGGAGAATACATAAAGATTCCTCAATTAGGCAATGTCATCATTGAAGACGATGTTGAAATCGGAGCAAATACGACTATCGATAGATCAACTCTTGGTTCAACCAAAATAGGCAAAGGAACAAAACTCGATAACCTTATTCAGATTGGTCACAATGTGGAAATTGGTCAACACAATGTAATGGCAGCACAAGTTGGTATTGCTGGATCTACCAAAATTGGTAGCCATAATCAAATTGGGGGCCAAGTGGGAATAGCTGGTCACCTCAAAATAGGAAACAAATGTCAGATTGGTGCTCAAAGCGGAGTTATTAGAAATATAGAAGATGGCGAAATTGTAGTCGGAGCTCCCGCTATGCCTGCTAAAAAATTTTTCAAACTTCATGTGTTGTATTTGAAACTTGAAGAAATTTTTAAAAAGATTGAAGAGCTCGAAAAAAAATAAATTTTTACTTTTGCAAAAAAATAGGTGAATCAACATACTTTAAGAAATTCTTTCTCAGTAGAAGGAAAGGGAATCCACACGGGGAAAAAAGCTTCGTTAACTGTTAATCCCGCACCTGAAAATACAGGTATTCTTTTTCAAAGAATGGATTTACCGTATCAACCTTTTCTTAAAGCAAATGTAAAATACGTAAAGGATACCAGCCGAGGAACCACCATCGGTAACGAAAATTTTGTAATTAGAACAGTAGAACATCTCCTTGCAGCACTAAAAGGTTGCCGAGTAGATAACGCTATTATTCAGATCGACAATGAGGAAGTTCCAATCCTCGATGGAAGTTCAAGGCAATATGTCGAACTGATTCAAAAAGTGGGTCTATTGGAACAGCAATTCCCAAAGACCATTTATCATCTTAAAGAACCCATAGAATTTCATTTAGAAGAACAAAATGTTCATTACCTTTTAAAGCCATCTCAAAATTTTAGCATAGAAACCACTATTTCTTACAATCATGGTAAGTTTTTATCTCAACAAATCACGATGCATTCCCTGGAAGATTTTTGTAAAACGTTTTATAATGCTAGAACATTTGCTTTTCTTTCCGAGATCAGACCCTTACTAGAAAAAAACCTAATTCGGGGAGGAGATCTTCAAAGTGCTATTGTTTTTGTGGACAAAAAGCTGAGTGAAGATGATCTGAATTTTTTAAGACAAGTATTTCGTCAATACGATATCAATGTTTTATCCAATGGTGTACTTAACAATGTTAAACTTCTTTACGAAGACGAGCCTGTCAGACATAAAACTCTTGATATACTTGGTGATTTAGCACTTGTTGGTGTGGATTTTTGGGCAAGCATAAAAGCCATTCGTCCCAGTCATAAGCACAACGTTTATTTAGCAGGTTTAATCCAAAAACAAATTGAGAATTATTATGGAATTGAAATTGCCTGAATTTGATTTGTTTGCTAAGCCATTGTATACGGTGGAAGATATTCAAAAGTTTTTACCTCATCGACCTCCATTTCTCTTTGTTGACAAAATTCTTCAGATGAACGAAGAAGAAATTATCGGGGTCAAGAATGTTACGATGAATGAATATTATTTCCAAGGTCATTTTCCAGGTGAACCTATCATGCCTGGTGTCGTTCAAATAGAAGCCATGGCTCAGGTAGGTGGGGTATTTATTCTTAGTCGTTATCCTGACCCCCAAAATTATACTCCATTTTTTATAAAAATTTTTGAAGTAAAATTCCGTCATAAAGTTGTTCCTGGAGATACATTGATTTTTTACTTAAAATTAGCTTCACCCGTGCGAAGAGGTATTATTCACATGTATGGTAATTCATTCGTTGCTGGAAAATTGGTGACAGAAGCAGAAATGATGGCTCAGATTGTGCGAAAACCCAATACTTAGAGTAAATTTATTTTGCGAACATAACTGTTCATGTCAAATTTTCTAGCTAAAGACTTTTCGCTCATGTATCTAATTTTCCCAAAAATGGCCCTTTCAGGCCACGGTTTATCAAATGCCCCAAAACACCACGCTATTGATGCATAGCCATTAGGGTCTCTTCCGTCAAGCTCATATTTATCATTTAAATAACAACAAATATCAAATGCTATTTGGGGGGAAGTTGTCCATTCAATTATCTTTTTTGCCCAATACATACGCATGTAATTATGCATTTTACCGGTTTTTAAAAGTTCCAATTGAGCAGCATTCCAGAAATTATCATGGGTTTTGGCATGTTCTAGTTCATCTAAGCTATAATTATAAGGTCTCTTATCGTTCATATGTAAAAGTAAAGTATCTTTTGACCAATTAGGTAAACCATTAAAATCATGATAATTTGAATTATACCAAACATAATTTCTTGCCAATTCACGCCAAATGACAACTTCGTTGAAAAAACTTTTCCAGTTGGGATCATCTTCACCTGCCAAGTCTCGAAGTTGTTGTAAAATATCGAGTGGAGAAATGTTTCCAAAATGCAAATACGGACTTAAGTTAGATTGCATTTCAAGAGATGGATCAGACCTTTTATCGTGATAATGATGGAAAGAAGACTCTTTAAAAATTTTTAATAATTTTTGGGCTACAGTTTCACCACCTACGAAGAATTGCTCTACGGTACTAATGGTTTTGTCAATTTTTAGCTCACGAAGATAATCTGCCGGCGTATCTAAATCCCACGAAGGAATATCAACAGAAGTTTTAATTGCTAAATCATAATAATCAAAGGCAATTCTATATAATGGTGGAAGTTTAGC
This portion of the Bacteroidales bacterium genome encodes:
- a CDS encoding TlpA family protein disulfide reductase, translated to MKLYYLLVIIFSFYILTYSQKLTSVQGKFVDGTTEKTIFLENFSDPKIFSLQSPITNNSFSFQFNLDKENIFKLKLNNGNFFALIIKPGEKVQINIYKSDRNFFPEIYGSEQSQKIYTIESQLARYKYQQDSINMIFSQNNPTQNPGKEQLVQLYYQIEYEKNNYLANAIGQQPADLANIFFIERLNIDQYFPLYNLVDSMLYHKYKYIPAVEFFHQKVASSKKTAIGSKAPDIELPTPEGKKLSLYSLTGKIFIIDFWASWCGPCRKENPNMVKLYEEFKDKGLVIFGVSLDSDSLSWVRAIQVDKLNWYHVSDLKKWNSSAAKLYGVNSIPSTFILDENKIIIAKNLRGEQLRQFIAQKLKSQ
- a CDS encoding transglutaminase-like domain-containing protein, with the translated sequence MNSLKKNYYFIPLNKYDTVQELPDGSIVVPPHVKQRYLFACEDDGKVYILNNMNGSLFTYLFNSQEVHYIFTFAPEFLKNQIYFTKRNHLYYFFDINNIFRIFDDKGQLFSELPYATPWQAFCFDEKGNFIVLENWNVKVWIMNKGEFQLYKTFSIDGIGHTSLLAKDGSIFITDSEENILRAYSYDGVLKLEAITPHIDPIGQVILEDKHYILYGGLWNEVSYENRCWQEQKPFFHRIYIHEETVQSYKLVSTNSFLIDFYYEEHIKYPENVDHFPWVIRMKLPQDDHHQKILDVKPLGLPYRIVNDHFAEFIINSKEELPPAFGFKATIELKSVKFIPCVPVKLSQEIKLSLHEIEELDADCEYFNFFKVNEDEHLEKVNLIREKIFKKISYKINRNACNFKEVWEQGYGTCGDYTSLLLIGLYKNNISAQSATGYKVHRFYFGHQITQSVYYNHTWIETFDQNNFHLPIETSSDDKEVNHRFSKGQFLGLDWTHVKLYSGKVYPNFIWFPSHPTLHPFDVFGHPLVFITILDEE
- a CDS encoding TonB-dependent receptor, which produces MKCSSLIAFVVIFFSAFGQIDTNKLLKEVIVDAERVKVSQYTATRYIQIITADEIKKIPSLSVTDILDYANNVDIRERGIWGVQADIQIRTGNFEQTLVLLNGIPLNDPQTGHHTGHIPVDPQIIERIEILTGAGTRIFGMNAYSGVINIVTKKETQEKLLLQVLGGDFKTFQTTLTYSPYQKIKGFLANFHHRQSNGFKANTDYRISQIYFQYHQKISNAGEITGFLMNGNKNFGAYNFYTPKFPHQFENNWLTMAGLTYKKRFLHSALVSQAYIRRHQDRFELFRHDLPEHMIPSWYVTHNYHLTYSSGLQNSYIYVRSFGKFFTGLDLKYETIYSNKLGTISVDSIPTIFDNGFYTRKGERWYISVPFDLFVQINKLSFSAGTIVTYYTNQEKVFILPGFDVSYQIGEKHQFFVSANINARVPSFTEMYYTDPAHTGNPDLLPEKGYQLESGWHWFSNPIKLHLNAYYRNCSNAIDWVRSSVQEKWQTQNITNMQTYGLEADLIWLANFKWIKKIQLFYAYNELLHFKSEFFSKYALDFLKHKTKISIELDNQKKWNGSFSFIYQYRQSTYQDYPSGELKKFKPVYLLNAKVSYNLRKNILLFTSIYNLLNQHSFDFGLIPLPPRWAMLGINVSIR
- the lpxD gene encoding UDP-3-O-(3-hydroxymyristoyl)glucosamine N-acyltransferase, producing MLTVAEIAKIIQGEIFGDENVEIKSIAKIEEAKPGDITFLGNKHYEKYLYTTRASAIIVPKSFKPDKEIENVLIFVDNPYLAFTQLLIYLQPASQVTPYISPTAFIHDKAHVDPSSYVGHFTIIEEGARVGKHCMIYPQVYIGKNVTIGDHVILYPGVKIYSECQIGNNCIIHAGAVIGADGFGFLPNENGEYIKIPQLGNVIIEDDVEIGANTTIDRSTLGSTKIGKGTKLDNLIQIGHNVEIGQHNVMAAQVGIAGSTKIGSHNQIGGQVGIAGHLKIGNKCQIGAQSGVIRNIEDGEIVVGAPAMPAKKFFKLHVLYLKLEEIFKKIEELEKK
- the lpxC gene encoding UDP-3-O-acyl-N-acetylglucosamine deacetylase, translating into MNQHTLRNSFSVEGKGIHTGKKASLTVNPAPENTGILFQRMDLPYQPFLKANVKYVKDTSRGTTIGNENFVIRTVEHLLAALKGCRVDNAIIQIDNEEVPILDGSSRQYVELIQKVGLLEQQFPKTIYHLKEPIEFHLEEQNVHYLLKPSQNFSIETTISYNHGKFLSQQITMHSLEDFCKTFYNARTFAFLSEIRPLLEKNLIRGGDLQSAIVFVDKKLSEDDLNFLRQVFRQYDINVLSNGVLNNVKLLYEDEPVRHKTLDILGDLALVGVDFWASIKAIRPSHKHNVYLAGLIQKQIENYYGIEIA
- a CDS encoding FAD:protein FMN transferase, producing the protein MKNCIYIYFFCGILLSVTQACSDKTKKYFISGETQGTFYHITWFAADSMVGEREIDSLLSQFELIASLYVDSSELVRINQRSTDSLSNMMKDLLEQSLKYANATEGYFDPTVAPLVKAWGFYRKNDILPDSQTINSIRRCIGFRKFRLVDHYIKFDDSCVHIDLNAIAQGYSVDLLAQFFEKKGIRDYLIEIGGEVRAAGTKPDGKPWIVGIERPTNEPNDPQEVYRKVKLINKSLATSGTTRKFYVKDGIKYSHAINPHTGYPVSHSLLMVTVIAPTCTEADALATAFLVMGRERAKKLIQEKFPFVDAFFIYSDKDGNLLTDMTDGFKKYLIE
- the fabZ gene encoding 3-hydroxyacyl-ACP dehydratase FabZ, translated to MELKLPEFDLFAKPLYTVEDIQKFLPHRPPFLFVDKILQMNEEEIIGVKNVTMNEYYFQGHFPGEPIMPGVVQIEAMAQVGGVFILSRYPDPQNYTPFFIKIFEVKFRHKVVPGDTLIFYLKLASPVRRGIIHMYGNSFVAGKLVTEAEMMAQIVRKPNT
- a CDS encoding deoxyribodipyrimidine photo-lyase: MFEGRVHLLKKGLPSKEGKYVLYMMEASIRASFNFALEYAIKEANLLSKPLVVAFSLTDVYPFSNQRYYRFLIESLLDVRNKLRQRGISFYIIRGKYTDVVSKLLPHACMVVLDRNYLKAQRNWRKQIASMAEQPVVEIESDVVYPIELVANKKVPYAYLYRQKVAKLPPLYRIAFDYYDLAIKTSVDIPSWDLDTPADYLRELKIDKTISTVEQFFVGGETVAQKLLKIFKESSFHHYHDKRSDPSLEMQSNLSPYLHFGNISPLDILQQLRDLAGEDDPNWKSFFNEVVIWRELARNYVWYNSNYHDFNGLPNWSKDTLLLHMNDKRPYNYSLDELEHAKTHDNFWNAAQLELLKTGKMHNYMRMYWAKKIIEWTTSPQIAFDICCYLNDKYELDGRDPNGYASIAWCFGAFDKPWPERAIFGKIRYMSEKSLARKFDMNSYVRKINLL
- the rfaE2 gene encoding D-glycero-beta-D-manno-heptose 1-phosphate adenylyltransferase is translated as MQHIFQQLKKNGKKIVFTNGCFDIVHPGHIHYLMEASELGDILVVAINSDDSVRRLKGPTRPIIPEKERCLHMASFEFVDYVLIFDEDTPENIIKLIQPDVLVKGSDYRIDEIAGASYVLQQGGKVITIPLIEGYSTTSLLRKLDKKS